TGTCATTGGAGGCATTTGCTGAGCCTGATTTggtacattttgtttttgtaattgttgAGGACCCTGAGGATTTTGTTGAGGAATATTCTGACCCTGTAAGCCATTCGGTACATTCGGTGGAATGATTTGATGAACGCCAGGCTGATTCGGTAAACGCATTTGTTGCATCTGTTGCAACATCATTTGCTGCTGTATTGGCAGCTGTTGGCTCATTGGTCGCATATTTGGCTGGTTCATTGGAGCTTGGACACTAGTTGGTTGTTGGTTTAATGCTACGCCAGTAGTAGACATGGCATAAGTATTGGTCATTTGTGGCATTGATTGAGATATAGTTCCCATTTGATTTACGTTCATTGGGATATTAGCTTGAGATATTTGAGTTTGGCCAGGCATGGGCATAGAACCATCAGTTGTAGGTTGGGGCATCATCTGTGGATGAAATTGAGGGTTGGCATATAAGGGCTGATTGGGATATCCGGGTTGGTACTGATGCATTGAAACTCCGGGCATGTAGAAGCCACTGTTTGCCGACATCATATACTGGTGTTTCTGTTGTTCTTGTCTCATTTGCATTTCTCTTTCTTGTTCCTATGgattacaagaaaatattatttaagtcaattgattatttttatttttttcaaacactCATCACACTATAAACATGTGCCATACAGCAAAACGATTGAATACAAATTTCAATCATAATAAGAgggaaaaatacaatattaatgttacactgtcattaaaatacaataaccacaaaataaaatgttacttttacaaatatgattaaatattaccaAAACAAAGAAGAATTCCTTGGTGCTGaacaaattttacttcaaaaatatactCACTacaaagattgttttttttttctcgttttGTTTTAGTTAGTTAAATGTCTAAAGAgactatattatgtatattttaataatcgaacAGATACATACTTGTACTCTTTGCAAAGCGAGCTGCCTTTGGTACTGCAGATACTCATGTTTTTTCTTCCTCATAGCTTGCAATTTAACTGCCATTTGCATTTGTCTTTGTCTCTCTGCGGCCTCTGCTGCTTGAGCAAGACGAGCGGCGTGTTCAGCACGCAACGTATCTAGAGCCGCACGGCTGTCGCGTACTTGGGTTATTttatcctataaataataaatactttattataaaaaaaagaatttagaaaaatgtatggaaaatttaattaattttaaaatggccATTAATACTAAGTATCGTTGACAACTAGGTgtctttcaattattttttgacaACGAAGTAGGGTAGTTCTAGCATAATGTCAGACATGGAAGTTATCtccttttataatacaattatctcCTGTGCTTATCGGTAAATTAGTCTGCGCTTAAGAACAGCATCGTCATCGGAGAAAGCAtggtatatattatgatataataacgcCCCTATATGTTTAGGGTCTGCTGGTCGTAATGAAGCAATAAGCCCTTACCTGCAAGCTCTCTAGATAGACTCGTTTATCATCTTGTTGTTGAATGTAACGTAATAATTTAGAATGCATCGCAGTAATGTTCATGAATAGAGTCTGTACTGACGTATCATTTGCAATTGATCGACCACtgaaacaatttataaacataatttatataagtattgttaACTTCATTTTAAGAAAGAATTATACTTGGcaactgaataataataataattagatgaGAATTTCAGTAATGAATATTAACATACCGCGAGGAATTACTTTTCATTCTGTTAACAAAAATCTCCACTTGAGATTTGAGTGTTTCTACAAAATCGTCAATTTCTTTATCTTGAGCTTCATCTTCTTGATCCTTAGTAGTTGACGGCTTACTAAAATCTTGCTGAAATGTCATATAttcgaaacattttaaatgaagaacaatgttttatttttataacataagcagcccgtaattgtcccactgctgggataaaggcctcctctcccgtttatttttatacttaataataattctatcaaTTATAACAATGGAATATGGGCTACCACTGGCCACGAAAACAAAGacttacatacaaaaaatagaaaCAGTTTTGCTCTACAGTATCTCCTACTATAACAATTATGTATAGGGTATGTTATATGACAGTATAGTACATACCATACAGTAGGTACTGCTGCACAACCCAAAATTCGCCCTTTTTTAATAtccataaactattttttatattagttctaAATAGACTATGctcttatttacattataacgCGAATAAAATGCAAAGTAACTTCTATGTGCTTATAAGAAAAAAGCTTAAAACCACTTCCATCAGATGTccttagataaaaataatcaatattgttttagttgtgtgtgatatatttttttaaatctttgcgatttaatgtaaaaaaaatgtcaaacctCAGACGTTTCATTCGAAACATGAGAAGCAGGAGCTGTCGGCGCAGCGGCCGCGTCGCGCGACAGTCGCTGTTCCCAGTAGTTCCTGTCCAAGTAGCGAGACAGCTCGGTGTTGGAAGTTGTCGTGTGCTCCGGAGAAGCGCTCACCGAAGAGGGCGTAGGCGATACtggaaattattcaaaaaaatgctgttaattatttttattattattatgtaacagcTTTGtcaatgtttaaaatgaatCAATCTTTATATATGAGTTATTCCTTATATAAGagtaatttaatacaaacttacataacttaattaatatttatatgcaaagatttattaaacatatggATTCAAAAAATCTCTTTATATTAactatgcaatatttttaagtattatcatATAAGGTCatcatttttatcaatattttcttaagCAATATTACTTGTGGGATGCAAAGTTGGCTCTGGTGCAATGAAAGATCTAGATCTTCGTTCTTTCTCTTTTTGTTCAGCTTCAGATTGGCTAAGGGCGAGGGCCAATTGAAGTTCCTCCTCCTCTTGAAGTTCCTCAGCTGACTTTCCAGGGCGTttctataacaatttattagtgACAATTAGtaattacgtaattttattaaaattatttattctactaaTTTAGCTTTATTTGTTAACAGATACCACATACTTTATACCTTATTGCCtcctatatacaaaaaataaaataatattttgctatACATAAGTGCTACCTCACCCAAAAGTAAGTGAAtgctataaattaatcaatctgTAGGTTTTAGCAGTAGTATGTTAGAATAAAGTACAATATACTAAGTCAGATTACCATTCTTAACCAAACAAAACAgtcttttatatcaataaatcaaattcaGAATGTACATTCTATGGAGAAGAACTAGCAtgaaactcagttgttactcttttctGGCAATCAGTTGtgtagattattaaatacaataatttaatttttacttataccacatggaaatcaacgaatacagaatacacattttttatcatctatataatcctttattaattggcaaagctATAACAGGGATACCATATCAGTATTATaactatacaaaaattaattcttcttgccataaaaatatacaaaattagttatttaaatattacaaatgaaagttttaacagtataaataaaaatgtttttacatatatactaatcaaataattataagtcaATTTTATTTCCACTGATATGACCTTACTTATACTTTTATAgtggtaaatatatattaaaaataaaaatgcatagattgtattatataaatttatttaaaaattataaatgtattttaagcaATGGCAGTACATTTAAAGAGTAGTACATTATCAAAACCTAACAACTAAAATGTTTGAATAATATGTCATAGTCATGATTTACTACTATCAaagtaagaaattaattttgctTCAGCCTCCTCACAAATTTGGGTGTTTCAGGAACTGTTATAGGTGCAATTGACTTTTCTGGAACAAATGGGTTTAATGAAGGTACTGGTTTTGCATGATGTACCAGTTTAGCTCTCAATTCTGATACTGCTCGTTCTTCTGCCTCTAGCAGCTCTTTTTCTCTTTGCTGTtttgatttttcattttcttcttctttttcctTTAACTGTTTGTCAAATATTTCTCTTTCTGCAGCTCGTTTTTCTGTAGTCAATGCAAATGGAACAGCCTTAACCAAATGTACTGGTTGAAGAACTGGTTTAAAAGGCTCTTTATAAAGAACTGTGGCTGGTTTAGCTTCAAATTTGACATGATTTTCTTTATTCTCTGAAGAAGCATTAGAAATACTGCATCCAGAAGTAGCACATTGCATCCGTTTCTTCACAGCTACTGGTAAAGGCTGTGCCTTGAACTGAGAGGCAAGTCTACGTTCCTCTTCCAACTGTTTCTTAATTCTTTCTTCTCGCTTTTTCCTTAATTCTTCATCCcttttttcaaaagaaaatggCTCTGGTTTAACTGGACCGTGACGCTGCATTGTTTTCTCACATTTATCCATTTTCTTAGCATTGGCTGGTGGGTCAGTATGCTTAGTTTCACATTTAAGATGATCCGCAGAATTAGCTCGTTTGTAACGAAATTTCGGGCTAATTGGTTTAGTCACATGTGGAACTGGCTTTATTGGTATTTGAGGTTTTTCGAATATATGCTTTGGAGCTGGACGAGCTTTAAAATTATGAGTTAGTCCAGGAGATTgagccatttttttttgtatttcagtcAATTTGAAAGGTTCAGGAACAGTAATAGGCTTCCTATGTACTTCAGGCAAATGTATAGGTCCTTCAATAACAGATTTAGGAATTGGATTagctttaattttgaattttctaATTTCTTCTAATTCCATTTCTTCTTTCTCTTTTTGAGAAAGAATATGTTGTGGTCTTGAGCGCGCTTTACATCTTAACATAGGGGACTGCGGAACAGTTAAACCGGAGGGACCTCCGTAACCTTTAGGACGAAATGACTTCGGCCGAGACGAACGGAATCTATCAGGAGTATCTCTCTGGTAATGGTATATAGCTTCAGCCATGgaaa
This region of Vanessa atalanta chromosome 8, ilVanAtal1.2, whole genome shotgun sequence genomic DNA includes:
- the LOC125065583 gene encoding targeting protein for Xklp2 homolog produces the protein MAKSYVTNFRGEMYFTPSGKLHIKEEPVTPIEEDFGDHNNLDCFENDYGGMRKSLSMNDVASLREDLIKLEFTDTKEDVYHRHRRPTGQPQELSKTKFVSMAEAIYHYQRDTPDRFRSSRPKSFRPKGYGGPSGLTVPQSPMLRCKARSRPQHILSQKEKEEMELEEIRKFKIKANPIPKSVIEGPIHLPEVHRKPITVPEPFKLTEIQKKMAQSPGLTHNFKARPAPKHIFEKPQIPIKPVPHVTKPISPKFRYKRANSADHLKCETKHTDPPANAKKMDKCEKTMQRHGPVKPEPFSFEKRDEELRKKREERIKKQLEEERRLASQFKAQPLPVAVKKRMQCATSGCSISNASSENKENHVKFEAKPATVLYKEPFKPVLQPVHLVKAVPFALTTEKRAAEREIFDKQLKEKEEENEKSKQQREKELLEAEERAVSELRAKLVHHAKPVPSLNPFVPEKSIAPITVPETPKFVRRLKQN